Sequence from the Paenibacillus riograndensis SBR5 genome:
CATGCCAGGCTTCCGGCCGGGTACGCGGTCGATGGCATTGATGTACGGATTGTCGGTGAGAGTGGCAGGGAGGCCGGAATATTCGAAGTCGGGCAGCTCGTCTATCAAAGCGAATATCTCTCCCCTGGTTATTGGAATCAGGCCGGGGTTACGGAGAGGGTGTTTGCTTCCGGTCCAGACAGCGGAGCGAAAAGGCTGTACCGGAGCGGTGATTATGGCCGGCTGCTGCCCAATGGCTGTCTGGAATATCACGGGAGAAATGATGCCCAACTGAAGATCAGGGGCTACAGAGTTGATCTGAACGAAATCGAAAGCACGCTCGATCACATCCCCTTTATTCAGCAAAGTATTGTCACAGCGACGTTGGATCACGAGGGGGAGCAGGCCATTGCCGCCTATTACGTTCTGAAGGAACCGGCCGCAGAGAAGGACATTATCCGGTTGCTGCGGGAACAGCTGCCTGCCTATCTGATCCCCCGTTATTGGATAGAGCTGAAGTTCTTTCCCATGACCGGTCCGAATAAAGTGGACCGCAACGCCTTGCCGGCGCCGGATGCCATTCCGTCCAATGACCTCCGGCATGAATATGTGCCTCCCCGCAATGAGATGGAGAACATGCTGGCCAGGCTGTGGGGAGAGGTACTGGGCATCCAGCATATCGGGGTAGATGACGGCTTTTTTGAAATCGGCGGCCATTCCCTGCTGCTCATGCAGGTCCAGAACAATCTGGAGAAGGAGCTTAAGCTAACCGTTGAGATGGGGGATCTTTTTAAATATCCTACTATAAGCTCGTTGGCTACGTTCTTAAAAGACAAGCATAATCACAATGATTACCTGAACCAAAGCAAGCAGCGCGGGGAGCTGAGAAGAAGCCTGATGGGAAACCGCAGAAAAGGGGAGCTGAATAATGAATAACGCAGTAGTATTTGACTTCGATGGAGTAATTATTGATTCACTGGAAGTACAGCGTAAAGCCTTTTTTGAGAGCTTCCGGCTGGTTTCCGATGGTCCGCTCCCCTCTTTTGAGGAATTCCTTGGGCACAGCGGGGATTCCATCCCCAACATTTTTACCAAGATGGGCCTGTCGCTTGACATGACCGAGCATTACCGGAGGATTGCCAGAGAAAATATTCATCTGATTCAAATCATAGACGGCATGGAGGAACTGCTCCGATACATCAAGGATGCGGGCTGGCTCTGCGGCCTTTGCACGGGAAAGGACCGCCCCCGGACTCTGCTCACGCTGGGAGAACACGGACTGGCCGGCTATTTTGATGCAGTGGTTTGTTCCGATGATGTCACCCACCCCAAACCGCACCCGGAGAGCCTGCTGTGTACGATCGATCAATTGCATACGACAGTGGAGCATTCGGTTTTTGTGGGCGATGGCAAGAACGATATCATTTGTGCGCGTGAGGCGAAGATGAGAAGCATAGCCGTTGCCTGGGGACATAATCCGGTAGAAATTCTCCGGCAGGAAGCCCCCAGTTATGTCGCGTATAACGTGGAGGAACTGCGCCATGGGCTGCAGGCTCTTTTTCTGCACACCGAAGTTTCATTATAAGCAGCGGGAGGGATTGAATTGTTGGATGATGACGCGATGCAGTCAAAAATTGCAATCATAGGCCTGGCCTGCCGTGTTCCCGGAGCCGATACTCCCGCAGCCTTTTGGCATCAGATTGTAAACGGGGTTGAATCCATCAGGACCTTCAAGGATGAGGAACTGACCGCAAGCGGTATTTCAGCGGATATTCTGAACCATCCCCAGTACGTGAAGCGGGGCGCGGTTATCGAGAATGCCGACTGCTTTGATGCCGGCTTCTTCCGCTATACGGCAAAGGATGCGGAAATTACCGATCCCCAACACCGGGCGTTTCTGGAGTGTGCCTGGGAGGCGCTGGAGGATGCCGGATGTGTGCAGGACCTGGAAAAATATCCGGTGGGGGTATATGCCAGTTCATGTATCAGCTCCTACGTGCTGAATCTGTATTCCGATCCCGAATTGATGGGCAGGCTTGGGCATGTGCAAATTGGAATCGGCAATGAAAAAGACTTCTTAGCGTCAAAAGTCTCGTATAAGCTGGGACTCCGCGGCCCTTCCGTCAATGTCCAAACCGCCTGCTCATCCTCTTTGGTAGCGGTTCATATGGCCAGTCAAAGCCTGCTGAACGGGGAGTGTGATCTCGCCTTGGCCGGCGGGGTCACCATCCGGAGCGAGCAAAGGGCCGGCTACATGTATCAAAAGGAAGGCATGGTTTCGCCGGATGGGCATTGCCGTGTGTTTGATAAGGATTCCAAGGGGACTGTATTCGGGAATGGCCTCGGAATCGTTGTGTTAAAGCGGTTGGCGGACGCAGTCCGGGACCGGGATAACATTCAGGCGGTGATCTGCGGCACGGCCGTCAACAACGACGGTGATCACAAGATTGGTTTTACTGCGCCAAGTCCGGTGGGACAGGCTCAAGTGATTCATGAGGCACTCAGTGTTGCTGGTGTTGCCCCCCGGGAGATCAGCTACATTGAAACCCACGGGACCGGGACGGAACTGGGGGATGCCATTGAGATCAAGGCGCTTAAGGAAGTATTTCAGGCCGAAACGGGTCCGGCGCAGTTTTGCGCAATTGGTTCAGTCAAACCGAATATAGGCCATCTCGATACGGCTGCAGGCATCATCGGGCTGATAAAAACTACGCTGGCTATGAAGAACCAGGTGATCCCTGTATGCATCAACCATGAAACGCCCGATCCGAAGCTCTCCCTGGAGGATAGCCCTTTTTATGTGAATACAGCATCGCGGCCCTGGAAAGAGGTAAGTGCTGCACCCAAGGCAGGAGTAAGCTCTTTTGGCATTGGAGGAACCAATGCCCATATTATTCTTGAAGAGGCGCCTTCCATAGCTTCAGATGCTTCCGCCAAACAGAACCATGTCTTTTTGTTTTCGGCCAAAACGCTGAAGTCTTTGGAGGATACCTGCAGAAACATGGCTGATTTTTTCGGCAATCACTCCACCCTTCATCCTGCCGATGTTGCTTATACGCTGCAAACCGGCCGCAAGCATTTTCCCTACCGCAAAATGGTCGTCAGTTCCTCGCTCGAAGAGGCAGCACAATGGCTCAGGACCGGCTCAAGCCAAACGGAATGCAAGGGGAGGGAAGAGGTGCCTGTAGCTTTTTTCTTTCCGGCAGAGCAGCGGGATATGTTAAGGATTGGTTATGAATTATATCAAAAAGAAACACGTTTTGCGTCTATCATAGATACGTATCTTAGTAATGAGCGTATTCTTCACACGCTGGCCGGGCTGGATTTGCAGCAAATCCTGGCAGGTTCCCGCCATGGAAACCAGGAACGCCTGTATACGGTGCTGGGCCAGTTTATCTATCAATGTGCGCTTGCCGATTATCTGGTTACATTGGGTATCCGGAAGGAAGTGCTTATTGCAGAGGGAAATGGAGTGCTCCCGGCGGTATATGTCTCCGGAGCGCTCAGCATGAATGACCTGATCCGAATCATCCTGATCAGGCAGACATGGCTTAATGCAGCAGGAGAGCAACAATCCCTGCTTGCAATAGAGCTGGCTTCTTTGCTGAAGATTCTGCCCGTCCAGACTCCGGAAGCGGAAATGCTCGCCGGTGGACTTCGGGTAAGCGAAGAAATGCTCCGCGACGAGGAATTTTGGCTGTCCTGCGGACCAGCCTCCGATTGGCCTCAAGCGCCCAGTCTGCCGGAGCAAGAGAACCGGCTGCTTATTAAGATAGGCATGGAAAGCGGGACAGACGGGGCATTGAAGGGTATGGGCGTCGTTTCTTTACTGCGTCAACAAGCTTATGATGAACCGGCTGATTTTATCTTTTATAGTAAATTAGGAGAAATATGGACGGAAGGCGGAACAGTAGACTGGCAGCCGTTCTATTTCCAGGAGAGCAGAAAGCGCGTCACACTCCCTGCTTATGCTTTTGACAGGCAGCGGTATTGGCATGAAAGGAAAGAACAAGCCCCTCAAACCGTTCCGCGAAAAAAAACGCCCGAGCAGTGGTTGTACCGTCCGGTCTGGAAACAGTATTATGCCTCACCGGACTACAGGCTGGAGGATAGAGGGCCGGACACATTCCTGTTGTTTATAGATGACAGCGGATTAGGGGAAGGGATACAGGAAGCCCTGTCAGCCAAAGGGAACAGAGTGTGTACGGTGAAGATGGGGGCCGGTTTTGGCCGGATTCACCGGGATCAATACGAAATTGATCCGGACAATGCAGAGCATTACCTCCAGGTGTTCCGGCAGGTATTTCAGACGGGTCATCCCGTATGGAAAATCGTTCATATGTGGAGCAGCCGGGAATACATGCCGGACTCCGGAGGTTTTTACAGCCTGCTGCATATGGGCAAGTCCTTTGGCATGATCGGGATTCACCAGCAGATCCAACTGACGGTCGTAACTTCCGCTTTTCAATCCGTTATGGGGAATGAAGTCCTGACCCCGTCAAATGCAGCCGCAACCGGTGCAGTACATGTGATTCAGCAGGAATTACAAAATGTTCGCACAGCATTAATAGAGCTGGCCGGGGAAGATACCGGCAAGTATGATCAAGCTGCCTTGGAGCTTCTGCTTGAAGAGTTCATCAAGCCCGGCCCGGAAAGATTCCTGGCGGTTCGGGGCAGACGGAAATGGGTTCGCGCTTTTGAGCCCATGCAGATGGATCATCCGGCAGATTTGAAGCAGAAGCGGGACGGGGTACATGTGATTCTTGGAGGATTAGGCGGTATTGGCCTGACTGCGGCACAGGCTTTGGCCGAACAAGGTGCGGGAACCCTTATCCTGACGGGAAGAACCAGCTTCCCTCCAGAAGCGGAGTGGCAAGAACGGCTTGCCCTGTATCCCGGGAACGACATCATCAATCAAAAAATCCGCAAAATAATAGAACTTCAGGAACAGGGAGCCCAGGTATATCTTTATCAAGTGCAGGTAAGCGATGAGAAGCGGATGAACGGACTGTTTACAAGCATAGAGCATACACACGGCAAAATACAGGGAGTCATCTATTCGGCAGGTACGGTCGTAAGCGATTTCTTCCACAACTCCATATCGGGCATTACCCGGGAAATGTGCGAAGCTGAGTTTGAGGCGAAGATAAGGGGACTTATCATTCTGGAGCGGATGATCCGCGGGAAAGACATAGAATACTGCATGGTCAATTCATCGATTTCCACGATTCTCGGCGGAATCGGTTTAGCCGCCTATACGGCTGCCAACCAGTTCATGGATAGCTTTGTTCAGATGATGAACCAGCAGCAGAACCGGACCAGGTGGATGGCTGTGGATTGGGATGCATGGAACTTTTCAGCTTCTGACAAGGCGGGCGGCACAGCCGCCAATGAACGCCTGGATCAGTTTATTCATCCGGCGGAAGGCGGAGCGGTTATAAAAGCCCTGTTCCAGGTTATGAACAAGACGGAACATATTGTGGTTTCGACTACGGAGCTTGAACCCAGGCTCGCTTTGTGGGTGAACCATTCGCGGAATAACGAACCGGGCAGCCAACGGGAAAGCCGCAAGGAGCTGTCCATCGAACAGCTGCTGCAAGAGAGGATCAGGGAAGCAACAGGCCTTTCCGGCATGGGTGCAGACGAGAACTTTTTTGATGCAGGGATTACCTCTATCGACATTGTAGGCATGAATGACTCCATCCAGCAGCATATCAACAGACCCATTCTGATTTCCTCCTGGTATGAATATCCGACGATCAAGAAACTGGCGGGTTATTTGCAGGGCGAAGAAAAGGAAGCGCGCAGTACTCAGGCGTTTGACCGCACCGAAATCGTCAATAAAGGGATGGATAAACTAAAAATGCTGCGGAACAAAGGAAGGGAGCTGCAAAATGGCTGATCCATCAGATTACAACGGATTAGAGATAGCCGTTATCGGCTTGGCATGCCGGTTTCCGGGAGCAGACAACCGCGAACAATTCTGGAACAATCTAAAGGACGGCCTGGAGTCAGTTACCGTTTTTACGGATGAAGAGCTGAGACGTGAAGGCGTCACGGCTGAGTTCCTAAGCAATGAGAACTATGTAAAAGCGGGCGCGGTTCTGGACCGGTTTGAGTATTTTGATGAAAGATTTTTTGGCTACAGCCCCAAAGATGCGCTGGTGATGGACCCGCAGGTGCGGTTGTTTCATGAGGTGGCCTGGGAATCGTTGGAGGATGCAGGGTACGTCCCCGATACTTACCCCGGCTTGATTGGCGTGTTTGCCGGAGCGTCCAGCAACTACAACTGGAATGCGAGAGTCTATTCCTATGAAGGGGAGCACCGGGACGCCTTTTCCGAAATTCAGTTGAGCAATAAGGATTTTCTCGCTTCCCGGATTTCCTACAAGTTCAATCTGAAAGGCCCGAGCATGACGCTTACGACAGCCTGCTCCACATCGCTTACTGCCATTCACACGGCTTGCCGAAGTCTGCTGAGCGGCGAATGTGACATGGCAATTGCAGGCGGGAGCTCGATCTTAATTCCGCATCGGAGCGGATATTTATATCAAGAGGGTCATTTTCTATCCAAAGACGGGCATATCCGGGCCTTTGATGAACAAGCCTCGGGCATTCTGTTCGGGAACGGAACCGGCGCCGTTGTGCTGAAGCCTCTGGAAAATGCGCTTGCGGATAAGGATCACATCTGGGCGGTCGTCAAGGGCAGCGCGGTCAATAACGACGGGAACCGTAAAGCGGGTTATATGGCACCCAGTGTAGAGGGACAGCGGGAAGTCATTGAGAGCGCTCTGCAAGTCTCTGAAGTCGGGCCGGACAGCATTTCTTACATCGAGACGCATGGCACCGGGACTCAGCTTGGGGATACCATTGAATTTACTGCGCTTCAGCAAGTTTTTCACACCAGGCAGTCCCCTTGCATATTGGGTTCCGTCAAGAACAATATTGGCCATCTGGATGCAGCTTCCGGGGTTGCGGGATTCATGAAAGCCGTGCTGGCGCTGAAGCACCGGCAGATTCCACCCATGGTTAACTTTGCGAAAAGTAATCCGCTTCTGGAAATGGAAAAATATCCGTTTGCGGTCAATACCAAACTGCTGGATTGGCCGTTGTCCTCCTATCCCTTGCGGGCGGGAGTCAGTTCATTCGGTGTGGGGGGAATGAATGCACATCTAATACTGGAGCAAGCTCCCCTGCCCGTGGAGGAACCGGAAGAGGATTTACAGCCGCAGCTGATCCTGCTGTCCGCGCAAAGCATGGAATCTTTGGAGAACATGACAGAGAATCTGGCGCGCCATGTGGAAGAGCATCCGGACATCCGTATCCGGGATGTTGCCTATACCTTGCAGGCAGGCAGAAAACCTTTCGAATTCCGCAAGCAGCTCATCTGCCGGGACAGGAAACAACTGATCGAAGGATTACGCAAGAAGGATGCCAGGCAGCCGCAAGTGAACCGTGTGGGGGAAGCGCCTGAGCAAATTGTGTTCATGTTCCCGGGGCAGGGCGCCCAATATGTTAATATGGGCAGGGAGCTTTATCACAACGAGCCGATATTCCGCAAATATCTGGATCAGTGCTTCGCGATCCTGCAGGTCCATTCGGAAACTGACTATCGGGCTATCCTGTTTCCAAGCGAAGAAGAGGCAGAGCAGGCGCGGGAATTCATGGCCCGGCTGGACCATAGCCTGGTCATCCTCTTTATTTTCGGATACGCGTTGGCAGAGCTGCTCATGGAATGGGGAATCAAGCCGGATGTTGTGATTGGATACAGTCTCGGAGAATATATCGCTGGTACGGTTTCCGGGTTGTTCACCCTGGAGCAGGCTATTCCTTTGGTTCTCAAACGGGGCCGGCTCTTTCAGCAGCTGCCGGATGGAATCATGCTCAGTATTCCGCTCCCGCCCGATAAGGTTCTGCCGCTGTTAGGCGATTCTCTTGAAATTGCCATTGATAATCAGGTATCGTGCGTGGTGGGCGGTCCCGCACATTTGGTGCTTGAGCTGGAAGAGAAGCTGAAGCAGAGCAAATGTGTCTGCACACCGCTCCCCACGGCAAAGGTGATTCATACGTCGAGAGTAGAGTCCATTCTGGATGAATACCGGGCAGCTTTACAGCCGGTGCAGTACCAGCCGATGAAGCTGCGGTTTATGTCCAGTGTGACCGGAGACTGGGCCGGGCCGGAAGAACTTGCCACAAGCCAGTATTGGATCGATCAGCTGCAGGAAAAGGTTTCCTTTGTGAAAGCGGTCCAGCGTTTGGCTGATACACGCACCCTCTTTATTGAGATTGGCCCGGGCCATGATCTAAGCGCCTTGGTCAAACGAACGTTTGGCCAGGGTCCCAATGTGCAGGTGCTCAACCTCATTCCGATTGGCACCAGCAAGGTTTCCGAGCAGCATCATTTGTATGACCGGATCGGCAAGCTGTGGCAATATGGCTATTCCGCAGATTGGAATACATTCAGCCCGCAGGGCAGACGCATACCGCTGCCCACATATGCGTTCATGCGGAAGAAATTCTGGCTGGAGGAGCCCTCTTTTCCAGGCCGGGCAGGCAGTCAGCCCTATCGCATGAACCGGAAAAACATAGAGGAGTGGTACTATGTGCCCTCCTGGAAACGGCTCACGCCGGTCACTCAAGCCGCCCCGTCTCAAGCCAAGTCTGAGAGGCGCAGGCTTATTTTTGGTGACCACAGTTCCGCAGGTCAAAAGTTTACCGATAAGTGGAAAACAGTCAGCGAAGGAAGCGTTACGGTTTATAAGGGTGAGAAGCGTGCCAAATGGAGTGCGGACGAGCTTGTGATCAATCCCGCCCGGGATGAGGATTACGAATGGCTGTTTCAGGAGCTGCATGCCGGTTCGTTTATCCCGGATGAAATGATTCATTTATGGAGTTTACCGTTTGATCAGAAGGAAGCTCATGCTCTTGTCCCGGATGCGGGTCTGGACGATGGCTACTTTAGCCTGCTTGCGATTGCCAAAGCGTGCGGACAGCATCTCGGGGAGCATCCGCTTGAATTGAGGGTTATTACCAACGGTGTCTGTGAAGTGATGGGGGATGACGCTACATCTCCGCATAAGGCAACAATGCTGGGACCTGTGAAAGTCATTCCGCTGGAGTATCCATCGATACGCTGCAGCTTATTGGACATGGAGCTGCTGCCGGACGGCTCCCGTTTGGACAATATGATCGATTCGCTAGTCTCTCAGCTTGCTGCGGCAAAGTGGGAGAGCGTTGCGGCTTATAGAAATAATAGCTTTTGGGTGCCAACCTGTAATGCCGTCACATTGGATACCCGTCATGCCATGAAGATACA
This genomic interval carries:
- a CDS encoding HAD family hydrolase, whose product is MNNAVVFDFDGVIIDSLEVQRKAFFESFRLVSDGPLPSFEEFLGHSGDSIPNIFTKMGLSLDMTEHYRRIARENIHLIQIIDGMEELLRYIKDAGWLCGLCTGKDRPRTLLTLGEHGLAGYFDAVVCSDDVTHPKPHPESLLCTIDQLHTTVEHSVFVGDGKNDIICAREAKMRSIAVAWGHNPVEILRQEAPSYVAYNVEELRHGLQALFLHTEVSL
- a CDS encoding SDR family NAD(P)-dependent oxidoreductase is translated as MLDDDAMQSKIAIIGLACRVPGADTPAAFWHQIVNGVESIRTFKDEELTASGISADILNHPQYVKRGAVIENADCFDAGFFRYTAKDAEITDPQHRAFLECAWEALEDAGCVQDLEKYPVGVYASSCISSYVLNLYSDPELMGRLGHVQIGIGNEKDFLASKVSYKLGLRGPSVNVQTACSSSLVAVHMASQSLLNGECDLALAGGVTIRSEQRAGYMYQKEGMVSPDGHCRVFDKDSKGTVFGNGLGIVVLKRLADAVRDRDNIQAVICGTAVNNDGDHKIGFTAPSPVGQAQVIHEALSVAGVAPREISYIETHGTGTELGDAIEIKALKEVFQAETGPAQFCAIGSVKPNIGHLDTAAGIIGLIKTTLAMKNQVIPVCINHETPDPKLSLEDSPFYVNTASRPWKEVSAAPKAGVSSFGIGGTNAHIILEEAPSIASDASAKQNHVFLFSAKTLKSLEDTCRNMADFFGNHSTLHPADVAYTLQTGRKHFPYRKMVVSSSLEEAAQWLRTGSSQTECKGREEVPVAFFFPAEQRDMLRIGYELYQKETRFASIIDTYLSNERILHTLAGLDLQQILAGSRHGNQERLYTVLGQFIYQCALADYLVTLGIRKEVLIAEGNGVLPAVYVSGALSMNDLIRIILIRQTWLNAAGEQQSLLAIELASLLKILPVQTPEAEMLAGGLRVSEEMLRDEEFWLSCGPASDWPQAPSLPEQENRLLIKIGMESGTDGALKGMGVVSLLRQQAYDEPADFIFYSKLGEIWTEGGTVDWQPFYFQESRKRVTLPAYAFDRQRYWHERKEQAPQTVPRKKTPEQWLYRPVWKQYYASPDYRLEDRGPDTFLLFIDDSGLGEGIQEALSAKGNRVCTVKMGAGFGRIHRDQYEIDPDNAEHYLQVFRQVFQTGHPVWKIVHMWSSREYMPDSGGFYSLLHMGKSFGMIGIHQQIQLTVVTSAFQSVMGNEVLTPSNAAATGAVHVIQQELQNVRTALIELAGEDTGKYDQAALELLLEEFIKPGPERFLAVRGRRKWVRAFEPMQMDHPADLKQKRDGVHVILGGLGGIGLTAAQALAEQGAGTLILTGRTSFPPEAEWQERLALYPGNDIINQKIRKIIELQEQGAQVYLYQVQVSDEKRMNGLFTSIEHTHGKIQGVIYSAGTVVSDFFHNSISGITREMCEAEFEAKIRGLIILERMIRGKDIEYCMVNSSISTILGGIGLAAYTAANQFMDSFVQMMNQQQNRTRWMAVDWDAWNFSASDKAGGTAANERLDQFIHPAEGGAVIKALFQVMNKTEHIVVSTTELEPRLALWVNHSRNNEPGSQRESRKELSIEQLLQERIREATGLSGMGADENFFDAGITSIDIVGMNDSIQQHINRPILISSWYEYPTIKKLAGYLQGEEKEARSTQAFDRTEIVNKGMDKLKMLRNKGRELQNG